AACGGGTAATGGTGGGTCCGCGACCGGATGGTCGGCAGAACCTTTTCCGGCTCGGTGGTGGCGAAGACGAAGATCAGATGATCCGGTGGCTCCTCGACGATCTTGAGCAGCGCGTTGAACCCGGCCGTGGTGACCATGTGCGCCTCGTCGACGATGAAGATGCGGTACCGCGACTGGGCGGGCGCGTAGAACGCCCGGTCCCGCAGTTCCCGGGTGTCGTCGACACCGCCGTGGCTGGCGGCGTCCAGCTCGACCACGTCGACATTGCCCGGACCGTTCGGGGCCAGCGCGACGCAGGAATCACACACCCCGCACGGCGTCGGCGTCGGGCCCTGCTCACAGTTCAGTGAGCGCGCCAGGATACGGGCAGAGGACGTCTTACCGCAGCCGCGCGGGCCGGAGAACAGGTAGGCGTGATTGATCCGGCCTGCCGAGAGCGCCGTCGACAACGGGTCGGTGACATGCTCCTGGCCGACCACCTCGGCGAAGCTTGCGGGTCGGTACTTGCGGTAGAGCGCCACGGTCGCCCAGGTTACCCAGCGCGGCCGACTAGTCGCGCGCCAGCAGCGCTTCGGTGGCCGACAGCAGCGCGCAGGTCGACAGACCGTCGATCGCCGAACGCAGGTCGGACTCCGAGGGGAAGCTCGGCGCGATACGAATGTTCTTGTCCTCGGGGTCTTTTCCGTACGGGAACGCCGCGCCGGCGGCGGTGACGGCGATGCCGGCATCCTTGGCCAGCGAGATGGTCCGCTTGGCGGTCCCCGGGAGCACGTCGAGGCTGACGAAATAACCACCCTTGGGGTCGGTCCAGCTCGCGATCTTCGACTCCCCGAGCCGGTCTTCGAGGATCTCGGCGACCAGCGCGAACTTCGGCGCCAGCAGCTCGCGGTGCTTCTGCATGTGCGCCCGGGCACCGTCGGCGTCACCGAAGAAGCGCAGATGGCGCAGCTGGTTGACCTTGTCAGGACCGATCGACTTCTTCGCGGCGTGCTGCAGGTACCAGGTGATGGTGGCATCGGAGCCACCGAAGAAGCTCACCCCGGCACCGGCGAAGGTCATCTTCGACGTGGAGGCGAACACCAGCGGTCGGTTCTCGTTGCCGGCCTCGGCCGCCAGTCCGAGCACGTCGACCTGCTCGACGAACTCGTTAGTGATGGTGTGCACGGCGTAGGCGTTGTCCCAGAACAGCCGGAAGTCCGGGGCAGCCGTCGGCATCTGCACGAGCCGGCGCACCACCTCAGGTGAGTAGGTGGTGCCGGTCGGGTTCGAGTAGACCGGCACGCACCACATGCCCTTCACGGCGGGATCGTGGGCGACGAGTTCCTCGATCAGGTCGACGTCGGGTCCGTCCTCGCGCAGCGGAACCGGGATCATCTCGACGCCGTAGCTCTCGGTGATGGCGAAGTGCCGGTCATATCCCGGGGCCGGGCAGAGGAACTTGACGCCTGGCTCCTGAGACCACGGCCGGGGCGAATCCACACCCCCGCGCAGCAGGGAGAACACGACCGCGTCGTGCATGAACTCCAGGCTCGCGTTGTTCCCCGCGATCAGGTTGGACGCCGGGATACCGAGCAGCTCGCCGAAGATGGCACGCAGTTCCGGCAACCCGTGCAACCCGCCGTAGTTGCGGGTGTCGGTGCCTTCGCCGTCCCGGTAGGCGTCGCGGCCGTTACCTGGCAACTCCAGCAGCCTGTTGGCCAGGTCGAGCTGCTCCGGCGACGGTTTGCCGCGCGTGAGATCGAGCTTCAGGCCTTGGGCCTTGAGCTCCGCATAGTTGCGCTGCTGCAGCTCGTGCTGCGCAGACAGTTCGTCACGGCCGAGGGACTCGTACGACACTGAGGGCCTTTCAACAACGGGCGCTATCAACCAAGCCGTGAACATGTGCTGGTCAAACATAAGGGGACCCCGCGCACCCGCCAGAGCCCATTGACCCTTGCTGCCTTCCGGCCCTGGGGGAGTTCACAGGATGGACGCCGCGCGGGGTCCGAGTGACGAGTGTAGTACCCCGTGCAGATCGACAAGACCGGTGGCTGGTCGGAGGTCGCCCGGCGGTCGGCTACCATGGCCGACGGAGGATTCGCCTAGTGGCCTATGGCGCTCGCCTGGAACGCGGGTTGGGTTAATAGCCCTCAGGGGTTCAAATCCCCTATCCTCCGCCGTTGGTCCGGGGCGTGATCGAGAACATCGCGGTCACGCCCCGGGACCACAAACATCGTCCAGGGGGACGTCTAGGGAGGAATATGCGGCGCGGTATCGCATCGCTGTGGCACGCGTCGTCGCTGGTGATCGCCGGCGCTCTCTATTTTCTCTTCGTTCTGCCCCGCTGGTTCGAACTGACCGGTGAGTGGCCTGCGACGCTGGGCACCGTCATGCGCATCGTGTGCGGCGTGCTGGTGATTCTCACTGCGCTGCCGGTGCTACTGAAGCTGCAGCGGACCCGTAAACCCGAACTCGGCACCCCGACCCTGGCCCTGCAGTTGCGGGTGTGGTCGATCGTCGGGCATGTGGCGGCAGGTCTGTTGATCCTCGGCGCGGCCATCAGCGAGATCTGGCTGGACCTGGACAACGTCGGCCAATGGTTGTTCGGCATCTACGGTGCAGCGGCGGCCCTCGCATTGCTCGGTGCATTCGCGTTCTACCTGGCCTTCGTCGCCGAACTCCCGCCGCCGCCGCCGAAACCGCTGGCACCCAAGCCCGCGAAGCGTGGTCGCGGCCGCAAGACGGACGCTGTCGAGGAGACCGTGGCGGCCGGGCCCGAGGCCGACGGTGCCGAAACCGACAGTGCCGAAACCGACGGCGCCGAAACCGACGCTGAGCCCGACGAGGCCGGATCCGAGGAGATCAAGCCCGACGAGACCGACGCCGACACCACCGAACCGGAGGCGACCGAGCCGGGTGCAACCGATGAGCCGGCGGGCAAGCTACGCAACCGCCGACCCACCGGTAAGACCCGCCGGACCCGCACCCGAGGCGGCGTCGCGACCGAGGACTGACGGGCTCTGCGCCTACTGACGTCGACAGTTCGCGCTGGTGCAGTCAGTATTGAGCTAGAACCTTCAGGATGGGCGGCATATGGGCATAGTCCACGTAACACGTTGGATCACGGCGTCGGCGGTTGCCTTGTCGCTTTCCCTGCTGATCGCCCCGGGTCCTGCCGGCGCGGAACCGCTTGACGTCGCTTCGGCAGCCGACCGGGTCGAACCCTCGGTGGTCCGCATCGACACCATCGTCGACTACCAGCACATCCTGGGCACCGGTACCGGCATAGTCCTCGACCCCGGCGGCCAGGTTCTCACCAACTATCACGTAGTCCAAGGCGCCGATGTGATCAGTGCGGTGGTCGGCGGCGGCAGCTATGGTGCCGACATCCTGGGCTATGACCGCGGCCGCGATATCGCCGTCCTTCAGCTGCGCGGTGCCGGCGGCTTACCGGCGGCACCGGTGGGAGATTCCGCGCGTCTCGCCGTCGGTGAACCCGTGGTGGCGATCGGCAACGCGCAAGGCAGCGCCAATCCGCTGACGCGTGAGTTCGGCTCCATCTCCGCCCTGGGTCGCACGATCAGCGCCGAGGACGAGCTGTCCGGCACTGCGACCGAGATGACCGGCCTGTTCGAGTTCGCCGCCCCGGTGCGCGCGGGTGACTCCGGCGGACCCGTGGTGAACGGCGCCGGCGAGATCGTCGGCGTGACCACCGCGGCGTCGGTCAACTTCCGGATGGGCCCCGGAGGCGAGGGT
The sequence above is drawn from the Mycolicibacterium neoaurum VKM Ac-1815D genome and encodes:
- a CDS encoding aminotransferase class I/II-fold pyridoxal phosphate-dependent enzyme: MSYESLGRDELSAQHELQQRNYAELKAQGLKLDLTRGKPSPEQLDLANRLLELPGNGRDAYRDGEGTDTRNYGGLHGLPELRAIFGELLGIPASNLIAGNNASLEFMHDAVVFSLLRGGVDSPRPWSQEPGVKFLCPAPGYDRHFAITESYGVEMIPVPLREDGPDVDLIEELVAHDPAVKGMWCVPVYSNPTGTTYSPEVVRRLVQMPTAAPDFRLFWDNAYAVHTITNEFVEQVDVLGLAAEAGNENRPLVFASTSKMTFAGAGVSFFGGSDATITWYLQHAAKKSIGPDKVNQLRHLRFFGDADGARAHMQKHRELLAPKFALVAEILEDRLGESKIASWTDPKGGYFVSLDVLPGTAKRTISLAKDAGIAVTAAGAAFPYGKDPEDKNIRIAPSFPSESDLRSAIDGLSTCALLSATEALLARD
- a CDS encoding S1C family serine protease, which produces MGIVHVTRWITASAVALSLSLLIAPGPAGAEPLDVASAADRVEPSVVRIDTIVDYQHILGTGTGIVLDPGGQVLTNYHVVQGADVISAVVGGGSYGADILGYDRGRDIAVLQLRGAGGLPAAPVGDSARLAVGEPVVAIGNAQGSANPLTREFGSISALGRTISAEDELSGTATEMTGLFEFAAPVRAGDSGGPVVNGAGEIVGVTTAASVNFRMGPGGEGYAIPINDAMSIANQIRSGTPSDTVHIGPPTLLGVGVSSAEQHEAFPGVLVHDVMPGGPAAGAGLANGDVILTIDGVRIESAADLTSVLDRHYPGDVLDLTWVDRAGQHRLGKAALLSGV